The sequence below is a genomic window from Phoenix dactylifera cultivar Barhee BC4 chromosome 8, palm_55x_up_171113_PBpolish2nd_filt_p, whole genome shotgun sequence.
TGTGATGCTACAAATAACTTAGCATCTTCACCTATACAGTTCTGGTGAGAGCATGCTGCTAGATGCTTGTCTTTGTCCATCTTGGAAAAGAGACTGTAGATGCTCTAATAGAACCGCTGTCAATCATTATTCATCAATTACTACCACATAATACCATTGCCAAGGATACATATTACTTTCTGCATATGATAGCGACCTAAATATCAGGAGCCCCATTTAGAGTAACTAATGAAACTGGCCTGAAAGTAAAGCAGGGTATATCAGGAAGTTGGAGCCATTTGGTTGTCTTCATTAAGCGAAACAATCAGTTACTAAATTCATTCTTGCAAGATGACAACCATTCATCTTGCTGCTCATGTCTCCTGACTTATGTTCCGTAATAGTTTTTCAAGTTATCAACAGAGTAAGCATATGGCATGCTTGGTCCATAACAAAGGTTTTCATCTATAGGAGCTTTCTGATCCAAAGTTGAGTATAGCTTTTGGGAATGTTCCCTTTGATTGACCATGTTTGAAGCCAAACAAGCATTTTCATCAGCATCCTTTTGTTTAACTTTCACCCTGCCCTTGATATACTGCTTGTTATCCAAAGGATTCTCGGCATTGAGCCTTCCCATCTGCTGCTGCAGATCAACAAGTGAATCGGTCATTACTTTTCCTTTGGCACTCTTGTTTGGATCAACAAGCTTGAATTCCAGCCTGTATAAGGCACAAGAATCACAGTAATTGATCTCGTATTCATACAGATGCCACTCATAATGGTTCAGGGGTTGAGGATCCATGTAGTAGGACCTCTTCAATCCTCCAAACTCCTTCATCACCTGCTTCCTAGATTCATGCCAACCACGCCCATTGTAATCAGGCAGTGACCTTTGTTTCCTGTTCCCACTCTCAAATGCCCTTCGAGGCTTATCAAAGAAGAGCCATTCTCTAAGTGATTCACCATTGAGAACTAGAAGATCAAAGAGCTCTGCAAAATCATGAAAGTTCCTGTCATACTAAATGCACAACAAAACTTAAAGTCATTATATTACACTTTTCTGAAATGGCTTCATAAAACAAGACAACTATGTCAACTAAGAGTACACATGGCATGCCTACAAATATCAATAGACACATACCAGGTGCATTCCAAGGAGACTTAGCAGTTGCCGCCCCTTCACATTCTGGTATACCAACATTCTTTCCTTGTGTCTTGGCAGTCAGAGCAGCAAAAAGTGGaccatccttcaaatcaatcCCACCAGGACGCAGCACAGGAGTCATACCAGGAGGTCCTTCATGTAACGCTAGAGTAGCATGAAAGCTGCTGCAATAATCTTGGTACCATTCTGATCCTCGAGCAGGCCTAGGACAGTCCCAGAGTGCACATTTTGGCATTAAGAAAGCAGAAGGTGGAGGGCATATTGCTGGAATAAATTCAGAGATGAGTGGTACAACAGCCCCTCCATTCTTCCTGCTATCATCAAAACCAATAAATACATTGTGATGTAATTCCTGATGCAGACTGAACTGCTGATAGTCAGAATTAGTATTCCCTTCCAGATAATTTAAGGCAGCCTGTTGCACTCCTGTTGAAAGAGAGCTTTTATATTGCTCAGCCCCTAGACATCCATGTTCAGGTAGTTCCTGAGACACAAAATATTCCTGCATGACAAATCGTCAAACTTTTGACacttaacaaaagaacactTTAACAAGATTTAAACACCATTAAGCTGTAAAACATAGAAAGGAAACTTGAAATAAATTCAACTTCCACAATATATAATGATAACCGTACAGAAAAAGAGAATGCAAAAAGTGATTCTATTACTGGGACTACAtgagaaataaaagaagattacATAGGTAACATCAATTTTCACAGTGCAATGTGTTTTTGTATGGCTCAATAGAATAATCACATACTATTACTCAATAAAGTTGAAGATAAATTCACTTAAAATAAAGAAGGGGCACAACAATATAGCAATAGGAAGTTCTAtcctttttttgagaaaaggaTAGTGATGCAGCATGAAGAATAAAGAGCAACATGATCCATGGATCAACACATAAATTGAAAGCAAACTAGATTGAAGAACCCTTCATTTGATGAAGAAAGTTCTTGCCGAGAACTTTTATCAATATGTGGAAGGCCAACCATTTATACAATGTATTAGAAGCATATATAGAACATG
It includes:
- the LOC103703388 gene encoding transcription factor VOZ1-like isoform X2; this encodes MRKGSKSGACRSAAHGLLKERAKNRVDDLQGMLSDLQAARKESRAADAALLEEQVHQMLREWKAELDEASPASSLLGHSDASSDLSSYIRRMLQLNEEEDDATSRLAELPPAANPKLEPLPVLRSDLGGGAPAFLDELPEHGCLGAEQYKSSLSTGVQQAALNYLEGNTNSDYQQFSLHQELHHNVFIGFDDSRKNGGAVVPLISEFIPAICPPPSAFLMPKCALWDCPRPARGSEWYQDYCSSFHATLALHEGPPGMTPVLRPGGIDLKDGPLFAALTAKTQGKNVGIPECEGAATAKSPWNAPELFDLLVLNGESLREWLFFDKPRRAFESGNRKQRSLPDYNGRGWHESRKQVMKEFGGLKRSYYMDPQPLNHYEWHLYEYEINYCDSCALYRLEFKLVDPNKSAKGKVMTDSLVDLQQQMGRLNAENPLDNKQYIKGRVKVKQKDADENACLASNMVNQREHSQKLYSTLDQKAPIDENLCYGPSMPYAYSVDNLKNYYGT
- the LOC103703388 gene encoding transcription factor VOZ1-like isoform X1; protein product: MRKGSKSGACRSAAHGLLKERAKNRVDDLQGMLSDLQAARKESRAADAALLEEQVHQMLREWKAELDEASPASSLLGHSDASSDLSSYIRRMLQLNEEEDDATSRLAELPPAANPKLEPLPVLRSDLGGGAPAFLDEYFVSQELPEHGCLGAEQYKSSLSTGVQQAALNYLEGNTNSDYQQFSLHQELHHNVFIGFDDSRKNGGAVVPLISEFIPAICPPPSAFLMPKCALWDCPRPARGSEWYQDYCSSFHATLALHEGPPGMTPVLRPGGIDLKDGPLFAALTAKTQGKNVGIPECEGAATAKSPWNAPELFDLLVLNGESLREWLFFDKPRRAFESGNRKQRSLPDYNGRGWHESRKQVMKEFGGLKRSYYMDPQPLNHYEWHLYEYEINYCDSCALYRLEFKLVDPNKSAKGKVMTDSLVDLQQQMGRLNAENPLDNKQYIKGRVKVKQKDADENACLASNMVNQREHSQKLYSTLDQKAPIDENLCYGPSMPYAYSVDNLKNYYGT